Proteins encoded in a region of the Streptomyces sp. NBC_01298 genome:
- a CDS encoding GAF domain-containing sensor histidine kinase, with protein sequence MHCGPRGPRGGGLAAVSTALLAMSRRLEVRDVLRTIVASARELLDAEYAALGVPDDHGGFAQFVVDGISEEQWRAIGPLPRQHGILAAMLHEDGPERLADVREDPRFEGWPSAHPDMSDFLGMPIRDGEETLGALFLANKRSAPGSGRGFTDADEELLSLLAQHAAIALTNARLYERSRELTIAEERSRLAHELHDAVSQKLFSLRLTAQAAAALVDRDPARAKDELQQVALLAAEAADELREAVTELRPAALDEDGLIATLRNQVRVLDRAHTAHVTFTCDGVRALPAAQEEAVLRVAQEALHNALRHSAGERIEVTLTRRETGGALLRVTDDGSGFSPPTVRRAGRHLGLVSMRDRAAGVGGRLTVRSEPGTGTTIELEVPGG encoded by the coding sequence ATGCACTGCGGACCCCGAGGCCCCCGCGGGGGCGGCCTGGCCGCCGTGAGCACCGCACTGCTCGCCATGAGCCGCCGGCTGGAGGTCCGCGACGTGCTGCGCACGATCGTCGCCTCGGCCCGCGAACTGCTCGACGCCGAGTACGCGGCGCTGGGAGTCCCGGACGACCACGGCGGCTTCGCCCAGTTCGTCGTGGACGGCATCAGCGAGGAGCAGTGGCGCGCGATCGGCCCGCTGCCCCGCCAGCACGGCATCCTCGCCGCGATGCTGCACGAGGACGGCCCCGAGCGGCTGGCCGACGTGCGCGAGGACCCGCGCTTCGAGGGCTGGCCCTCCGCCCACCCCGACATGTCCGACTTCCTGGGCATGCCCATCCGGGACGGCGAGGAGACCCTCGGCGCGCTCTTCCTCGCGAACAAGCGAAGCGCCCCGGGCAGCGGACGCGGCTTCACCGACGCGGACGAGGAGCTCCTCTCCCTGCTCGCCCAGCACGCGGCGATCGCCCTCACCAACGCCCGCCTCTACGAGCGCAGCCGCGAGCTGACCATCGCCGAGGAGCGCTCCCGCCTGGCCCACGAGCTGCACGACGCGGTCAGCCAGAAGCTCTTCTCCCTCCGTCTCACCGCCCAGGCCGCCGCCGCCCTGGTGGACCGCGACCCGGCCCGTGCCAAGGACGAGCTCCAGCAGGTCGCCCTCCTCGCGGCCGAGGCCGCCGACGAACTGCGCGAGGCCGTCACCGAGCTCCGCCCCGCCGCCCTGGACGAGGACGGCCTGATCGCGACCCTCCGCAACCAGGTCCGGGTCCTGGACCGGGCCCACACCGCGCACGTCACCTTCACCTGCGACGGCGTACGGGCCCTGCCCGCGGCCCAGGAGGAGGCGGTCCTGCGCGTGGCCCAGGAGGCCCTGCACAACGCCCTGCGCCACTCGGCGGGCGAGCGGATCGAGGTCACCCTGACCCGCCGCGAGACCGGAGGGGCCCTGCTCCGGGTGACCGACGACGGTTCCGGCTTCTCCCCTCCCACCGTCCGCCGGGCGGGCCGGCACCTCGGCCTGGTCTCCATGCGGGACCGGGCCGCCGGAGTCGGCGGCCGGCTCACCGTACGGTCCGAGCCCGGCACCGGCACCACGATCGAACTGGAGGTACCCGGTGGCTGA
- a CDS encoding SDR family NAD(P)-dependent oxidoreductase, with product MSVAMVTGASRGLGRAVAGELAARGWDLVLSARGAGPLAEAGEALRAAGARVSVVAGDVSSGAHRAELVAAARALGGLDLLVNNAGVLGAEPLVPLAVHPLEGLREAFEVNVVGPLGLVQEALPLLRASAAGAVLNISSDAAVVPYRTWGGYGATKAAGDLMSAVLAVEEPGLRVWWADPGSMRTRMMAAAEPGEDLTGLPTPQEVAPVLLTLLTAPAPSGRYTAEELAGSRGRRDGVEGHAGAEGHADGASAAAGADKADGVER from the coding sequence ATGTCTGTGGCGATGGTGACGGGGGCGTCGAGGGGGCTGGGGCGGGCGGTGGCCGGGGAGCTGGCGGCCCGGGGCTGGGACCTGGTGCTGAGCGCACGGGGCGCGGGCCCGCTCGCGGAGGCCGGGGAGGCCCTGCGGGCCGCGGGGGCGCGGGTCTCGGTGGTGGCCGGGGACGTGTCCTCGGGGGCGCACCGGGCGGAGCTGGTGGCGGCGGCGCGGGCGCTGGGCGGGCTGGACCTGCTGGTGAACAACGCGGGCGTGCTGGGCGCGGAGCCGCTGGTGCCGCTGGCGGTGCACCCGCTGGAGGGGCTGCGCGAGGCGTTCGAGGTGAACGTGGTGGGACCGCTGGGGCTGGTCCAGGAGGCGCTGCCGCTGCTGCGGGCGTCGGCCGCCGGGGCGGTGCTGAACATCAGCTCGGACGCGGCGGTGGTGCCTTACCGGACCTGGGGCGGCTACGGGGCGACCAAGGCGGCGGGGGACCTGATGTCGGCGGTCCTGGCGGTGGAGGAGCCGGGGCTGCGCGTGTGGTGGGCGGACCCCGGCTCGATGCGGACGCGGATGATGGCGGCGGCCGAGCCCGGGGAGGACCTGACGGGGCTGCCGACTCCGCAGGAGGTGGCTCCGGTGCTGCTGACCCTGCTGACGGCACCCGCGCCCAGCGGGCGGTACACGGCCGAGGAGCTCGCCGGGTCGCGGGGGCGGCGCGACGGCGTGGAGGGCCACGCCGGGGCGGAAGGCCACGCCGACGGCGCCTCCGCGGCAGCCGGGGCGGACAAGGCGGACGGGGTGGAGCGGTGA